In Nicotiana tabacum cultivar K326 chromosome 2, ASM71507v2, whole genome shotgun sequence, the following proteins share a genomic window:
- the LOC107812300 gene encoding mitochondrial import inner membrane translocase subunit Tim9 — translation MDKSMLGDLDNLPEADKLKMASMIDQLQIRDSLRMYNSLVERCFTACVDTFKRKSLDKQEETCITRCAEKFLKHSMRVGMRFAELNQGAATQD, via the exons ATGGACAAAAGCATGTTAGGTGATTTGGATAATCTTCCTGAAGCAGACAAGCTTAAAATGGCTTCTATGATTGACCAGCTCCAAATCCGTGACAG CTTGAGAATGTATAATTCCCTGGTGGAAAGATGTTTCACGGCCTGTGTAGACACTTTCAAACGTAAAAGTTTAGACAAACAAGAGGAGACCTGTATTACGCGATGTGCTGAGAAGTTCTTGAAGCATTCAATGCGTGTTGGTATGAGGTTCGCAGAGCTTAACCAAGGTGCAGCCACACAAGATTAA